One stretch of Spirochaetaceae bacterium DNA includes these proteins:
- a CDS encoding transketolase family protein yields the protein MAELINTRVAYGKALVELGRSNPDVVVLSADVSNSDHSFMFADEFPDRFINTGIAEQSLVDCAVGLALAGKIPFVNTFGVFLATRAVEMIRTHVCYGRANVKLMAAYGGVSPSFEGPTHHATEDIAIMRTFPGMRVVVPADPYAQTELLHQVAASDGPVYFRMNRNEVPPVYGTGDAGPAGALQLGRAQVVRAGSDLTIVAAGVMVARAVAAAAQLAGEGVQCRVIDLHTIKPLDADTLAAAARDTGAVVTAEEHNIIGGLGGAVTEALAETCPVPVVRVGIADRFTESGPYFDLLDRHGCSTADVLASARRALALKARARRS from the coding sequence GTGGCTGAACTGATCAACACCCGAGTCGCCTACGGCAAGGCGCTGGTCGAGCTGGGGCGCAGCAACCCGGATGTGGTGGTGCTGTCCGCCGACGTTTCCAACTCCGACCACAGCTTCATGTTCGCCGACGAGTTCCCGGACCGGTTCATCAACACCGGCATCGCCGAGCAGTCGCTGGTGGACTGCGCGGTAGGCCTGGCGCTGGCCGGCAAGATCCCGTTCGTCAACACCTTCGGCGTGTTCCTGGCCACCCGCGCCGTGGAGATGATCCGCACGCACGTGTGCTACGGGCGCGCCAACGTCAAGCTGATGGCGGCGTACGGCGGGGTGTCACCGAGCTTCGAGGGCCCCACCCACCACGCCACCGAGGACATCGCCATCATGCGCACCTTCCCCGGCATGCGGGTGGTGGTGCCCGCCGACCCCTACGCCCAGACCGAGCTGCTGCACCAGGTGGCGGCCAGCGACGGCCCGGTCTACTTCCGCATGAACCGCAACGAGGTGCCGCCCGTATACGGCACTGGCGACGCAGGGCCTGCCGGCGCCCTGCAATTGGGCCGCGCCCAGGTGGTGCGTGCCGGCAGCGACCTGACGATCGTCGCCGCCGGCGTCATGGTCGCGCGCGCCGTGGCCGCGGCCGCGCAGTTGGCGGGGGAGGGCGTGCAGTGCCGTGTGATCGACCTGCACACCATCAAGCCGCTGGACGCGGACACCCTGGCCGCGGCGGCCCGCGACACCGGCGCCGTCGTCACCGCCGAGGAGCACAACATCATCGGAGGCCTCGGCGGCGCCGTGACCGAGGCGTTGGCCGAGACCTGTCCCGTGCCCGTGGTGCGCGTGGGCATCGCCGACCGCTTCACCGAGTCCGGCCCCTACTTCGACCTCCTCGACCGCCACGGCTGCTCCACCGCCGACGTCCTCGCCAGCGCCCGCCGCGCCCTGGCGCTGAAGGCACGAGCGAGACGATCATGA
- a CDS encoding transketolase, translated as MRHTHDHPEGLVRELHRRAQQFRLDVLEMVHDSNSGHLGGAFSCAEILAALYFHHLRIDPERPDWPDRDRLLFSKGHACAALYSALAHRGFFPPPELLSFRKVDSRLQGHPDRKTPGIEIPAGPLGHGVAVGCGMALALRERDAKPSAQTAPSGAASPASVYVVLGDGEIDAGVIWEGAMLAAKYRLGNLVAILDYNGTQQTGATADVMPHEPIAAKWEAFGWHVQEIGGHNVREVLEALDRADQVHARPAVIIARTTKGRGVSFMEYDHNWHGTPPTEEQYTAAKVELEAGMGQWLN; from the coding sequence ATGCGGCATACCCATGACCATCCCGAGGGACTCGTCCGCGAGCTCCATCGGCGCGCCCAGCAGTTTCGGCTGGACGTGCTGGAGATGGTGCACGACAGCAACAGCGGCCACCTCGGCGGCGCGTTCTCCTGCGCCGAGATCCTGGCCGCGCTCTACTTTCATCACCTGCGCATCGATCCCGAGCGCCCCGACTGGCCGGACCGCGACCGGCTGCTGTTCTCCAAGGGGCACGCCTGCGCCGCCCTGTACTCGGCGCTCGCCCACCGTGGGTTCTTCCCGCCCCCCGAGCTGCTGAGCTTCCGCAAGGTTGACAGCCGCCTGCAGGGCCACCCGGACCGCAAGACGCCGGGCATCGAGATCCCCGCCGGGCCGCTCGGGCACGGGGTGGCGGTCGGCTGCGGCATGGCGCTGGCCCTGCGCGAGCGCGATGCCAAGCCGTCGGCGCAGACGGCGCCGTCCGGGGCGGCCTCGCCGGCCAGCGTGTACGTGGTGCTGGGCGACGGCGAGATCGACGCCGGGGTGATCTGGGAGGGCGCCATGCTGGCCGCCAAGTACCGGCTCGGCAACCTGGTGGCGATCCTGGACTACAACGGCACCCAGCAGACCGGCGCCACCGCCGACGTGATGCCGCACGAGCCGATCGCCGCCAAGTGGGAGGCGTTCGGCTGGCACGTGCAGGAGATCGGCGGCCACAACGTGCGCGAGGTGCTGGAGGCGCTCGACCGCGCCGACCAGGTGCACGCGCGGCCCGCCGTGATCATTGCCCGCACCACCAAGGGGCGCGGAGTGTCGTTCATGGAATACGACCACAACTGGCACGGTACGCCGCCCACCGAGGAGCAGTACACGGCCGCCAAGGTGGAGCTGGAAGCGGGGATGGGCCAGTGGCTGAACTGA
- a CDS encoding carbohydrate ABC transporter permease, which produces MSTPTLGRTGRIGRTARRGRTARLGRTGRARISALSAYLLLLTGSVVMLIPLLWLVRSSFMGLGQIFVFPPEWIPDPWHWDNYPKALTTIPFVRYFFNTLFILVPTVIGTLITASLAAFGFSRLQWPGRDWVFGVLLSALMLPYAVTLIPTFLLWARIGLINTYWPLVLPDWFGGTIFYVFLLRQFFLTLPKELDEAAIIDGANPLQVLRHVVVPLSRPALITVAIFSALFEWNDFLGPLIYLNDSRQFTLALGLAEFTGLYTSQWHLLMAASTVVIAPVLVLFLFAQRYFIEGITLTGIKA; this is translated from the coding sequence ATGAGTACACCCACCCTTGGCCGTACCGGCAGAATTGGGCGCACGGCCAGACGTGGGCGCACGGCCAGACTTGGCCGCACGGGCCGCGCCCGCATCAGTGCCCTGTCCGCGTACCTCCTCCTGCTCACCGGCAGCGTGGTGATGCTGATTCCGCTGCTGTGGCTGGTGCGCAGTTCGTTCATGGGGCTGGGCCAGATCTTCGTCTTTCCACCCGAGTGGATCCCCGATCCATGGCATTGGGACAACTACCCCAAGGCGCTCACCACGATCCCGTTCGTGCGCTACTTCTTCAACACGCTGTTCATCCTGGTGCCGACCGTGATCGGCACGCTGATCACCGCATCCCTGGCCGCCTTCGGCTTCTCGCGGTTGCAATGGCCCGGCCGCGACTGGGTGTTCGGCGTGTTGTTGAGCGCGCTGATGCTGCCGTACGCGGTGACCCTTATCCCCACCTTCCTGCTGTGGGCGCGCATCGGTCTGATCAACACCTACTGGCCGCTGGTGCTGCCCGACTGGTTCGGCGGCACCATCTTCTACGTGTTCCTGCTGCGGCAGTTCTTTCTGACGCTGCCGAAGGAGCTGGACGAGGCGGCGATCATCGACGGCGCCAATCCCCTGCAGGTGCTGCGCCACGTGGTGGTGCCGCTGAGCAGGCCGGCGCTGATCACGGTCGCCATCTTCTCGGCCCTGTTCGAGTGGAACGACTTCCTGGGACCGCTGATCTACCTCAACGACTCGCGGCAGTTCACCCTGGCCCTGGGGCTGGCGGAGTTCACCGGGCTGTACACCTCGCAGTGGCACCTGCTGATGGCCGCCTCGACGGTGGTGATCGCACCGGTGCTGGTGCTGTTCCTGTTCGCCCAGCGCTACTTCATCGAGGGCATCACCCTCACCGGCATCAAGGCCTGA
- a CDS encoding sugar ABC transporter permease, with protein MATTHSKDRGLSRPGTRAKSARLSHHRRREVFWGMACAAPAVLGFLFWQLGPIVASLLIALTDWRIAASPNWIGFDNFAHILTGDRLFRKSLAVTAYYALGSVPLRLLAAFALAVLLNQKIRGLPVFRTIFYLPSIVPLIASSVLWIWLFNPDFGLLNAILVPLGVPRLQWIYGSTTVIPALILMSMWDIGPMMIIFLAGLQGVPRQFYEAVEIDGGNPWHKMRHVTIPMVTPTILFNLILSVIGTMQTFVQAYVMTEGGPNNASLLYVLYLYNKAFEQSQMGYASALAWILFAIIAALSVLLFRSSSRWVYYAGR; from the coding sequence GTGGCAACGACGCACAGTAAGGACCGGGGCCTGTCGCGGCCGGGAACGCGGGCGAAGAGCGCGCGGCTCAGCCACCACCGGCGCCGCGAGGTGTTCTGGGGCATGGCGTGCGCCGCGCCCGCGGTGCTCGGGTTCCTGTTCTGGCAACTCGGGCCGATCGTCGCCAGCCTGCTCATCGCGCTGACCGACTGGCGCATCGCCGCCAGCCCCAACTGGATCGGCTTCGACAACTTCGCGCACATCCTGACCGGGGACCGGCTGTTCAGAAAGTCGCTCGCGGTCACCGCCTACTACGCGCTCGGCAGCGTCCCGTTGCGCCTGCTGGCCGCGTTCGCCCTGGCGGTGTTGCTGAACCAGAAGATCCGCGGCCTGCCGGTGTTCCGCACCATCTTCTACCTGCCGTCGATCGTGCCGCTGATCGCCAGCAGCGTGCTGTGGATCTGGCTGTTCAATCCCGACTTCGGCCTGCTCAACGCCATCCTGGTGCCGCTCGGCGTGCCGCGGCTGCAGTGGATCTACGGCAGCACCACCGTCATCCCGGCGCTGATCCTGATGAGCATGTGGGACATCGGACCGATGATGATCATCTTCCTCGCCGGCTTGCAGGGCGTGCCGCGGCAATTCTACGAGGCAGTCGAGATCGACGGCGGCAATCCCTGGCACAAGATGCGCCACGTCACCATCCCGATGGTCACGCCCACCATCCTGTTCAACCTGATCCTGAGCGTGATCGGGACCATGCAGACCTTCGTGCAGGCCTATGTGATGACCGAGGGCGGCCCCAACAACGCGAGCCTGCTGTACGTGCTCTACCTGTACAACAAGGCGTTCGAGCAGTCTCAGATGGGATACGCCTCGGCGCTGGCGTGGATTCTGTTCGCGATCATCGCCGCGCTGAGCGTGCTGCTGTTTCGCAGTTCGTCGCGCTGGGTGTACTACGCGGGCCGATGA
- a CDS encoding sugar ABC transporter substrate-binding protein codes for MAVIALLCAGAPLWATGAEEGASAEGMQPVELTFTYWGSPFEREAVEQMLQAFNDSHPNIQVRGQHIPDGYGEKIATMVAAGTPPDVGYLFEALAFPWAQDGVIADLTPHFKADPEASNRLAATYYNYDGGTKTIGTNAAAETMILYYNKSLFDTAGVDYPPSQASEAWTWEEFLAAARKLTVDRNGNNADSDAFDPENIDVFGVSFPSWWGGYLPMIYSNGGQLASDDGQRLMLDEPEAVEALQALQDMIYVHHVAPTPAQSEAMPSQAVMMQSGKVAMGVNGHWAILDYSQLEFDWSIGVLPYHQEPVTILLGSPSVIFAATEHPEEAFEFYKFHNDPAQVDLYAKGLWMPLQLDYYTDPDKTAEWLDAIPGVYPPESRGVLIDYTLNNTPRQPPAYWLKNQSQIFSEAIDPAMTKLWAGEATAQEAMDQAVRDAGPLMQGRW; via the coding sequence GCCGAGGGGATGCAGCCGGTCGAGCTCACCTTCACCTACTGGGGGTCGCCGTTCGAGCGCGAAGCGGTCGAACAGATGCTGCAGGCGTTCAACGACAGCCACCCCAACATCCAGGTGCGCGGTCAGCACATACCCGACGGCTACGGGGAGAAGATTGCCACCATGGTGGCCGCCGGTACGCCGCCTGACGTGGGCTACCTGTTCGAGGCCCTGGCGTTCCCCTGGGCGCAGGACGGCGTGATTGCGGATCTGACACCCCACTTCAAGGCGGATCCGGAGGCCAGCAACCGCCTGGCGGCAACCTATTACAACTACGACGGCGGAACGAAGACGATCGGCACCAATGCCGCCGCCGAAACGATGATCCTGTACTACAACAAGAGCCTGTTCGACACCGCCGGGGTGGACTATCCGCCGTCACAGGCTTCGGAGGCGTGGACCTGGGAGGAATTCCTTGCCGCGGCGCGCAAGCTCACCGTGGACCGGAACGGCAACAATGCCGACAGCGACGCCTTCGATCCCGAGAACATCGACGTGTTCGGCGTTTCGTTCCCGTCCTGGTGGGGCGGCTACCTGCCCATGATCTACAGCAACGGCGGCCAGCTCGCCAGCGACGACGGCCAGCGGCTGATGCTCGACGAGCCCGAGGCGGTCGAGGCGCTGCAGGCGCTGCAGGACATGATCTACGTCCATCACGTGGCCCCGACGCCGGCCCAGTCGGAGGCGATGCCGTCGCAGGCAGTCATGATGCAGTCGGGCAAGGTGGCAATGGGGGTCAACGGCCACTGGGCGATCCTCGACTACAGCCAACTCGAATTCGACTGGAGCATCGGCGTGCTGCCCTACCACCAGGAACCGGTCACCATCCTGCTCGGCTCGCCGTCGGTGATCTTCGCGGCCACCGAGCATCCGGAGGAGGCGTTCGAGTTCTACAAGTTCCACAACGACCCCGCGCAGGTCGACCTCTACGCCAAGGGTCTGTGGATGCCGCTGCAGCTCGACTACTACACCGATCCGGACAAGACCGCCGAGTGGCTCGACGCCATCCCCGGGGTATATCCGCCCGAGTCGCGCGGCGTGCTGATCGACTACACCCTGAACAACACTCCGCGCCAGCCGCCGGCGTACTGGCTCAAGAACCAGTCGCAGATTTTCTCCGAGGCGATCGACCCGGCCATGACCAAGCTGTGGGCGGGCGAGGCGACCGCCCAGGAGGCGATGGACCAGGCGGTGCGCGACGCCGGGCCGCTGATGCAGGGGCGCTGGTAA